A genomic stretch from Photobacterium atrarenae includes:
- the dapA gene encoding 4-hydroxy-tetrahydrodipicolinate synthase — translation MFSGSMVALVTPLDEAGEVDYASLASLVEYHIAAGTDAIVAVGTTGESATLTVDEHVKVVLKTLEYASGRIPVIAGTGANATHEAITFSKLFSGSGVAGCLSVTPYYNKPTQEGLYQHYKAISEATDLPQILYNVPGRTAVDMLPETVARLAKLENIVGIKDATGDLSRVQKTRELCGEDFIQLSGDDATGLEFVAAGGHGVISVTANVAAAEMATMFKLARNGQLDAAREIDARLMPLHKHLFIESNPIPVKWAAHQLGLIKHSTLRLPLTELSESAQPVVAEALKDANVLL, via the coding sequence ATGTTTTCAGGAAGCATGGTAGCGCTAGTGACGCCGCTGGATGAAGCCGGTGAAGTGGATTACGCCAGCCTGGCATCATTAGTGGAATACCACATTGCAGCAGGGACAGATGCAATTGTGGCGGTCGGCACGACAGGAGAGTCGGCCACTCTCACGGTTGACGAGCATGTGAAGGTCGTATTGAAGACGCTGGAATATGCCAGTGGCCGTATTCCGGTGATTGCCGGGACCGGTGCCAATGCCACCCATGAAGCCATCACCTTCAGCAAATTGTTCTCGGGCAGCGGTGTTGCCGGTTGCCTGAGTGTCACACCTTATTACAACAAGCCGACTCAGGAAGGCTTGTACCAGCACTATAAAGCGATTTCTGAGGCCACGGATCTGCCACAGATCCTCTACAATGTGCCGGGCCGGACCGCCGTGGACATGCTGCCGGAAACTGTTGCCCGTCTGGCAAAGCTAGAGAATATCGTTGGGATCAAAGATGCGACCGGTGATTTGTCGCGGGTTCAGAAAACCCGGGAACTTTGTGGCGAAGATTTTATCCAACTGAGCGGCGATGATGCCACGGGACTGGAATTTGTTGCGGCCGGTGGCCACGGGGTGATTTCGGTAACGGCCAACGTGGCCGCTGCGGAGATGGCTACCATGTTCAAGCTGGCCCGCAACGGTCAGCTGGACGCGGCACGAGAAATCGATGCGCGGCTGATGCCATTGCACAAGCATTTGTTTATCGAATCCAATCCAATCCCGGTGAAATGGGCAGCACACCAGTTGGGGCTGATTAAGCACAGCACCTTGCGTCTGCCGCTGACGGAGCTGAGCGAGTCGGCGCAGCCTGTTGTTGCTGAAGCGCTGAAAGATGCCAATGTGCTGCTGTAA
- a CDS encoding AI-2E family transporter: MLEMLNRWYQRRFSDPHAVSLVAILLFGFLTIYFFGNLIAPLLVAIVLAYLLEWPVMMLVRLKLPRVLAVILVLLLFVGLMVMAIFGLVPTIWHQVGNLIADVPTMFNGLQQYVSSLPERYPDFVQPHQIDTFMNTLRENVLGMGESVVKGSLSSLVSLATLAVYLILVPLLVFFLLKDKEEMLSTFKGLLPKNRRLASKVGIEMNQQISNYIRGKVTEIFIVGIVSYITFAVMDLRYAVLLGVLVGFSVLIPYIGAAAVTLPVAMVGLFQWGVSPDFWWLLVAYGIIQALDGNVLVPVLFSEAVNLHPVAIIVAVLVFGGLWGFWGVFFAIPLATLVKAVWHALPSTEVQEPTDNSAP, translated from the coding sequence ATGCTGGAAATGCTAAACCGCTGGTATCAGCGCCGATTCTCTGATCCTCATGCCGTCAGTCTGGTGGCCATTCTGCTGTTTGGCTTCCTGACGATTTATTTCTTCGGCAATTTGATTGCCCCGCTGTTGGTGGCGATTGTGCTGGCCTATCTACTCGAGTGGCCGGTGATGATGCTGGTACGCTTGAAGTTACCGCGAGTACTGGCGGTGATCCTGGTACTGCTGTTGTTTGTTGGGCTGATGGTGATGGCGATTTTCGGGCTGGTACCGACGATTTGGCACCAGGTCGGCAACCTGATTGCCGATGTTCCGACAATGTTTAACGGCTTGCAGCAATATGTTTCCAGTCTGCCGGAACGCTACCCGGATTTTGTTCAGCCGCATCAGATTGATACCTTTATGAACACTCTGCGCGAAAATGTCCTGGGGATGGGGGAGAGCGTGGTGAAAGGGTCACTCTCCTCGCTGGTCAGCCTGGCGACGCTGGCGGTGTATTTGATCCTGGTACCGCTACTGGTGTTCTTCCTGCTTAAAGATAAAGAGGAAATGCTGTCGACCTTCAAGGGGCTACTGCCGAAGAACCGCCGCCTGGCGAGCAAGGTCGGGATCGAGATGAACCAGCAGATCTCGAATTATATTCGCGGTAAGGTCACCGAGATCTTTATCGTCGGGATCGTCAGCTACATCACGTTTGCCGTCATGGATTTGCGCTATGCCGTGCTGCTGGGCGTGCTGGTTGGATTCTCGGTGCTGATCCCGTATATCGGCGCGGCTGCGGTGACCTTGCCGGTGGCCATGGTCGGTCTGTTCCAGTGGGGGGTCAGCCCGGATTTCTGGTGGTTGCTGGTGGCTTACGGCATCATCCAGGCACTGGACGGTAACGTCCTGGTACCGGTGTTATTCTCGGAAGCAGTCAACCTGCATCCGGTGGCGATCATCGTCGCGGTGCTGGTATTTGGCGGGCTGTGGGGGTTCTGGGGGGTGTTCTTCGCGATTCCGCTGGCGACTCTGGTCAAAGCGGTATGGCATGCGCTGCCGTCAACGGAAGTGCAGGAGCCGACGGATAACAGTGCGCCATAA
- a CDS encoding uracil-xanthine permease family protein encodes MMQVVQGAQMLFVAFGALVLVPLLTGLDPSVALFGAGIGTLLFQFITKRSVPIFLASSFAFIAPIMYGVQTWGIAGTMSGLMAAGVVYVLMSAVIKVRGVAIIHKLLPPVVVGPVIMVIGLGLAPVAVNMALGKTGDGAVQLIDADAALWISSIALLVTIGLSVFAKGFFKLVPIMGGILAGYATSLFFGVVDFTPVAEASWLALPNFTYPEFNINAILFMIPVAIAPAVEHVGDMLAISNVTGKDYLKKPGLHRTMAGDGVATMAASLFGAPPNTTYSEVTGAVMLTKAFNPIIMTWGAVTALVLAFVGKLGASLQTIPVPVMGGIMILLFGSIATVGLNTLIKNQVDLHKARNLVIVAVTLVFGIGGMAFGIGEFSLQGVSLCGIVAIVLNLILPDDLGESHVVDNAQMEETPR; translated from the coding sequence ATGATGCAGGTTGTACAGGGCGCTCAAATGCTGTTTGTCGCATTTGGTGCATTGGTTCTGGTACCGCTTTTAACCGGGCTGGATCCGAGTGTGGCGCTATTTGGCGCCGGGATTGGTACCCTCCTCTTTCAATTTATCACCAAACGCTCCGTTCCCATCTTTCTCGCTTCCTCTTTTGCGTTTATCGCTCCAATCATGTACGGCGTCCAAACCTGGGGCATTGCAGGAACCATGAGCGGCCTGATGGCTGCCGGGGTGGTCTACGTCCTGATGAGCGCCGTCATTAAGGTTCGTGGGGTGGCGATTATTCATAAGCTGCTGCCACCTGTGGTGGTGGGTCCGGTCATCATGGTGATTGGCCTGGGCTTGGCGCCGGTCGCAGTGAATATGGCGCTCGGCAAAACGGGTGACGGTGCCGTGCAGCTAATCGATGCCGATGCCGCGCTGTGGATCTCAAGCATCGCTTTGCTGGTGACGATTGGCCTGAGCGTTTTTGCCAAAGGGTTCTTCAAACTGGTGCCGATTATGGGCGGGATTCTTGCCGGTTACGCCACCAGCCTGTTCTTCGGTGTGGTCGATTTCACCCCGGTGGCCGAGGCCAGCTGGCTCGCTCTGCCGAACTTTACGTACCCGGAATTTAACATCAACGCCATCCTGTTTATGATCCCGGTCGCCATTGCCCCGGCGGTTGAGCATGTCGGCGATATGCTGGCCATCTCCAACGTAACCGGAAAAGACTACCTGAAAAAGCCGGGGCTGCACCGGACCATGGCCGGTGACGGCGTCGCAACCATGGCCGCTTCGCTATTTGGTGCGCCACCGAACACCACTTATTCTGAAGTCACTGGCGCGGTGATGCTGACCAAAGCCTTCAACCCAATCATTATGACCTGGGGAGCGGTGACGGCGTTGGTGCTGGCCTTCGTCGGTAAACTGGGCGCCTCCCTGCAAACCATCCCGGTGCCGGTGATGGGCGGAATCATGATCCTGCTGTTCGGCTCGATTGCCACCGTTGGCCTCAATACCCTGATCAAAAATCAGGTCGACCTGCACAAGGCGCGCAACTTAGTCATTGTCGCCGTGACTCTGGTGTTCGGCATTGGCGGGATGGCATTCGGCATCGGCGAGTTCAGCCTGCAAGGCGTGAGCTTGTGCGGGATCGTGGCAATCGTGCTTAACCTGATCCTGCCCGATGATCTGGGCGAGAGTCACGTGGTCGACAACGCGCAAATGGAAGAAACACCGCGTTAA
- the purM gene encoding phosphoribosylformylglycinamidine cyclo-ligase codes for MSGNNSSLSYKDAGVDIDAGNALVDRIKGVVKRTHRPEVMGGIGGFGALCSLPTKYKEPVLVSGTDGVGTKLRLAMDLNKHDTIGIDLVAMCVNDLIVQGAEPLFFLDYYATGKLDVDTAADVVAGIGEGCLQSGCALIGGETAEMPGMYHGEDYDVAGFCVGVVEKAEIIDGSKVQAGDALIAVASSGPHSNGFSLIRKILEVSQADLNQALEGKPLAEHLLEPTKIYVKSTLKMMESCDVHAISHITGGGFWENIPRVLPQGTKAVVDGNSWAWPAVFNWLQQAGNVDTYEMYRTFNCGVGLVIALPQAQAQQAIDILNAEGENAWLLGEIAAAAADEEQVEIK; via the coding sequence GTGAGCGGCAACAACTCTTCTCTTAGTTACAAAGATGCTGGTGTGGATATTGATGCGGGCAATGCTTTAGTTGATCGTATTAAAGGGGTTGTCAAACGCACCCACCGCCCGGAAGTGATGGGCGGCATCGGAGGATTCGGAGCGCTCTGCTCACTGCCAACCAAGTACAAAGAGCCAGTTCTGGTCTCCGGTACCGACGGGGTTGGAACCAAACTTCGCCTGGCGATGGATTTGAACAAACATGACACCATTGGTATCGACTTGGTCGCGATGTGTGTCAATGACCTGATTGTTCAGGGCGCCGAGCCGCTATTCTTCCTAGATTACTACGCCACCGGCAAACTGGATGTCGACACCGCTGCGGATGTGGTTGCCGGGATCGGTGAGGGCTGCCTGCAATCAGGCTGCGCCCTGATTGGCGGAGAAACCGCAGAAATGCCGGGAATGTATCATGGCGAAGACTATGACGTCGCAGGCTTTTGCGTCGGCGTAGTCGAAAAAGCCGAGATCATCGACGGCAGTAAAGTCCAGGCCGGTGATGCCCTGATTGCTGTCGCCTCCAGCGGCCCGCACTCGAACGGCTTCTCGCTGATCCGCAAGATCCTTGAAGTCTCGCAAGCTGACCTGAACCAGGCGCTGGAAGGCAAGCCTCTGGCTGAACACCTGCTGGAACCGACCAAGATTTATGTGAAATCGACCCTGAAAATGATGGAAAGCTGCGATGTCCACGCGATTTCCCACATTACCGGCGGCGGTTTCTGGGAAAACATCCCGCGTGTGCTGCCTCAGGGCACCAAGGCTGTAGTTGACGGCAACAGCTGGGCATGGCCTGCGGTATTTAACTGGCTCCAGCAAGCCGGGAATGTTGACACTTACGAGATGTACCGCACCTTCAACTGTGGTGTCGGGTTAGTCATTGCTCTGCCTCAAGCCCAGGCGCAACAGGCGATTGATATCCTGAATGCCGAAGGGGAAAACGCCTGGCTGCTGGGTGAAATCGCCGCTGCGGCTGCCGATGAAGAGCAAGTGGAGATCAAGTAA
- the bcp gene encoding thioredoxin-dependent thiol peroxidase produces MKTLTAGTPAPDFTLLNQDNQPVTLSDFRGKKVLAYFYPKAMTPGCTTQACALRDSKAELDALNVEVLGISIDPVKRLPKFIERDSLNFTLLSDEDHAVADQFGVWGEKKFMGKVYDGLHRISFLIDENGVIEHVFNKFKTKDHHEVVLSYLNENS; encoded by the coding sequence ATGAAGACCTTGACCGCCGGTACGCCTGCGCCAGACTTCACGCTGCTCAACCAAGATAACCAGCCTGTCACGCTGTCTGATTTCCGGGGAAAGAAAGTCCTGGCCTACTTTTATCCAAAGGCCATGACGCCGGGCTGTACCACCCAAGCCTGCGCCTTACGCGACAGCAAAGCCGAGCTCGATGCACTGAATGTCGAAGTGCTGGGGATCAGTATCGATCCGGTGAAACGCCTGCCGAAATTTATCGAGCGCGACAGCCTCAACTTCACCCTGCTCTCTGACGAAGACCATGCCGTGGCGGATCAGTTCGGCGTCTGGGGGGAGAAAAAGTTCATGGGCAAAGTCTACGACGGCCTGCACCGGATCAGCTTCCTGATTGACGAGAATGGTGTGATTGAGCACGTCTTCAACAAGTTCAAAACCAAAGACCACCATGAAGTGGTGCTGAGCTACCTGAACGAAAACAGCTGA
- a CDS encoding DUF2069 domain-containing protein, whose translation MTPMSPSTQNLRYFALTANLSLILWVGLWQSVISPHPHLNNLVVAGMWILPMLFPLKGILEGRPYTHAWANFILMFYFLHGLTILWIDEGERLLALIELGITAAAFIANILFARHRGRELGIKLKRLSQVEKEEREAHEKKEK comes from the coding sequence ATGACACCGATGAGCCCTTCGACGCAAAACCTGCGTTACTTCGCACTCACCGCCAACCTGTCGCTGATCCTCTGGGTCGGCTTGTGGCAAAGTGTGATTTCTCCGCATCCGCACCTCAATAACCTGGTCGTCGCCGGAATGTGGATCCTGCCGATGCTGTTTCCGCTCAAGGGGATTTTAGAAGGCCGGCCCTATACCCACGCCTGGGCTAACTTCATCCTCATGTTCTATTTCCTCCACGGCCTGACCATTTTGTGGATTGATGAAGGAGAACGCCTGCTGGCCTTGATAGAGCTGGGCATTACCGCTGCTGCGTTTATCGCCAACATCCTGTTTGCCCGTCACCGTGGCCGGGAGCTGGGCATCAAGCTCAAAAGGCTGTCTCAGGTCGAGAAAGAAGAGCGGGAAGCACACGAAAAGAAAGAGAAATAA
- a CDS encoding DUF2066 domain-containing protein — protein MLRIALLLCAFLAWPLKAATVTNLYQAEVVLPDTDRASETKAREAALAQVLVKVSGQSAITENEVIQKAMANSRAYVSQFGYGSRDGQQTLSLAFDRGQIRNLLTQANATLWREERPSVLVWLVKDANRNRDIVWDQSGSVLTTQLKRAADQRGVPVMMPIGDFEDITAINIPDLWGGFIQPIAGASARYQPDAVLVVRLRQSGADSAQLGWQLFADSPEQLTSSQTMPAEGRASGTPADALTQMMDQVADRLAAKYAVPLGGAASDAFAIEVANIRTTEDFFALERLLTNLTSVASVNASRLQGDTVTFAVNLLSSETAFYQELGRDQRLSRVVPDMPQPAEAMSPEEKLQVLYAGVEAETTVDPDAVDVSATLMQPRTETNQFYWSP, from the coding sequence ATGTTGCGTATTGCTCTACTCCTGTGTGCCTTCCTGGCCTGGCCGCTGAAAGCTGCGACGGTGACCAATTTGTATCAGGCAGAAGTGGTGTTGCCCGATACCGATCGGGCGTCTGAAACGAAAGCGCGTGAAGCGGCGCTGGCGCAGGTGCTGGTCAAAGTGTCCGGTCAAAGTGCGATCACCGAGAATGAGGTGATCCAAAAAGCGATGGCGAACAGCCGCGCTTATGTCAGCCAATTTGGTTACGGCAGCCGGGATGGCCAGCAAACCCTGTCGCTGGCGTTTGATCGGGGCCAAATCCGCAACCTGCTGACCCAGGCGAACGCAACATTGTGGCGGGAAGAGCGACCGAGCGTGCTGGTATGGCTGGTGAAAGATGCCAACCGTAACCGGGATATCGTCTGGGATCAGTCCGGCAGTGTCCTGACAACCCAGCTGAAACGGGCGGCCGATCAGCGGGGGGTTCCAGTGATGATGCCGATTGGTGATTTTGAAGATATCACCGCGATTAATATTCCGGATCTGTGGGGCGGTTTTATCCAGCCGATTGCCGGTGCCAGTGCCCGTTATCAGCCGGATGCCGTGCTGGTGGTTCGTTTGCGTCAATCCGGCGCCGATAGTGCGCAGCTTGGCTGGCAACTGTTTGCGGATTCGCCGGAGCAACTGACCAGCTCGCAAACGATGCCGGCGGAAGGCCGGGCGTCGGGCACTCCTGCCGACGCGCTGACCCAGATGATGGATCAGGTGGCCGATAGACTGGCTGCCAAATATGCCGTACCACTGGGCGGCGCGGCCAGTGATGCATTTGCGATTGAAGTCGCCAATATTCGCACCACAGAAGATTTCTTTGCCCTGGAGCGCTTGTTGACGAACCTCACTTCGGTGGCATCGGTGAATGCCAGCCGGCTCCAAGGCGATACCGTTACCTTTGCGGTGAATTTACTGAGCTCGGAAACTGCGTTTTATCAGGAGTTGGGACGAGATCAGCGCCTGAGCCGTGTGGTCCCGGACATGCCGCAGCCTGCGGAAGCGATGTCGCCAGAAGAAAAGTTACAGGTGCTTTATGCTGGTGTCGAAGCTGAGACCACGGTTGATCCGGATGCGGTCGATGTGTCAGCGACCCTGATGCAGCCCCGGACTGAAACCAATCAGTTTTACTGGTCGCCATAA
- a CDS encoding sulfurtransferase TusA family protein: protein MEIPSLDLTAERCPMALLLAKRATRALRYGESMKIHLSDTGARQDIPRYLFNHGFTIEEQVASAQSLVIIVTKRQ from the coding sequence ATGGAAATCCCATCGCTCGATTTGACGGCGGAACGCTGCCCCATGGCTTTATTATTGGCCAAGCGGGCAACGAGAGCACTCCGATACGGTGAGAGCATGAAAATTCATCTCTCTGACACGGGGGCCAGACAAGATATTCCCCGATACCTGTTCAACCACGGATTTACTATCGAAGAGCAGGTTGCCAGTGCGCAATCGCTCGTAATTATTGTGACTAAAAGGCAGTAA
- the wrbA gene encoding NAD(P)H:quinone oxidoreductase, with translation MHQLLVLYYSRHGSTRQLARHIARGIEQIDGCEAVLRTVADIDSQGYTAGSPADGDPCVTLDDLKTCAGLAMGSPVRFGNMAAPLKHFIDSTSAQWLSGTLIGKPACVFTASSSMHGGQETTLQSMMLPLLHHGMLIVGLPYSEPRLHTTRSGGTPYGASHLNHAPHHGLDQDETALAQALGKRLAETAKKLHPA, from the coding sequence ATGCATCAACTCCTGGTGCTTTACTACAGCCGCCACGGCAGTACCCGTCAGCTGGCCCGGCACATTGCCCGCGGCATTGAGCAGATCGACGGGTGCGAAGCCGTGCTGCGCACCGTGGCCGACATAGACAGCCAGGGATATACCGCGGGATCGCCAGCCGATGGCGACCCCTGCGTCACCCTCGACGACTTGAAAACCTGCGCCGGGCTCGCCATGGGGAGTCCGGTTCGTTTCGGCAACATGGCAGCACCGCTCAAACACTTCATCGACAGTACCAGTGCCCAGTGGCTCTCGGGAACGCTGATCGGCAAACCCGCCTGCGTCTTTACCGCCTCTTCATCCATGCACGGCGGCCAGGAAACCACGCTGCAATCGATGATGCTGCCCCTGCTCCACCACGGTATGCTGATTGTCGGGCTGCCCTATTCAGAACCGCGGCTCCATACGACCCGCTCTGGCGGAACACCGTATGGCGCTTCGCACCTGAATCACGCGCCCCACCACGGACTGGATCAAGATGAAACAGCCCTGGCGCAGGCGCTGGGCAAACGCCTGGCTGAAACCGCCAAAAAGCTGCATCCGGCATAA
- a CDS encoding tetratricopeptide repeat protein, which yields MIRLNKAPLCLLLATLLGPGQAARADNFNALPEIGTTAASTLTIEKEMAYGDAYMRMLRASMPVISDPLLSEYIQDLGHRLVANASDVRTPFNFFLIQNREINAFAFFGGHVAIHSGLFLHANTESELASVVAHEIAHITQRHLARSMEDQARKSPATIAALVGSMMLAIASPEAGMAAIHATTAASAQGQINYTRSNEKEADRIGITTLAKSGFDVQAMPRFFGRLADQYRYASTPPAMLLTHPLPESRISDSRSRASQYPAQKLNTSERYQLARARIVARYAGIDSDAAQDWFDRQLKKARGVRKDALNYGKALVHIDARQYPQAHALLDPLLAGDPDNRFYIDAATDLDLYEKQYDQAISRLEKALKANPEHQVLRLNLADALQEAGRHHESISILNRYSHDHPDDTNGWYLLAQAYAHNGRRDAELAARAELMALRGQWDKAIKYYIEASQLVEMNSLDQARYDARIDQLRLARSRVADL from the coding sequence ATGATTCGATTGAACAAAGCGCCCCTCTGCCTGCTCCTGGCAACCCTGCTGGGTCCCGGCCAGGCTGCCCGGGCAGATAATTTCAATGCCCTGCCGGAAATCGGCACCACTGCGGCCTCTACCCTGACGATTGAAAAGGAAATGGCATACGGTGATGCCTACATGCGGATGCTGCGGGCCAGTATGCCAGTGATCAGCGATCCCTTGCTGTCAGAGTATATCCAGGATCTCGGCCATCGTCTGGTCGCCAACGCCAGTGACGTGCGCACCCCGTTTAACTTTTTCCTGATCCAGAACCGTGAAATCAATGCCTTTGCCTTTTTCGGCGGCCATGTTGCGATTCACAGCGGGCTGTTCTTGCACGCCAACACTGAAAGTGAGCTGGCCTCGGTCGTGGCCCACGAAATCGCCCACATAACCCAACGCCACCTGGCACGCAGTATGGAAGATCAAGCCAGAAAGTCACCCGCGACAATCGCGGCACTGGTCGGCTCGATGATGCTGGCCATCGCCTCCCCGGAAGCCGGGATGGCGGCCATCCATGCCACCACCGCCGCATCAGCGCAGGGACAGATCAACTATACCCGCAGTAATGAAAAAGAGGCCGATCGGATCGGCATTACAACCCTGGCCAAATCCGGCTTTGATGTCCAGGCGATGCCACGTTTCTTCGGTCGCCTGGCCGACCAATACCGCTATGCCAGCACGCCGCCGGCCATGCTGCTGACCCACCCCCTGCCGGAATCACGTATTTCCGATTCCCGTAGCCGGGCCAGCCAGTATCCGGCCCAAAAGCTCAACACATCCGAGCGCTATCAACTGGCCCGGGCCCGGATTGTGGCCCGCTATGCCGGCATTGACAGCGATGCTGCCCAGGACTGGTTTGACCGCCAACTGAAGAAAGCCCGCGGCGTCCGCAAAGATGCGCTGAACTACGGCAAGGCGCTGGTACATATCGATGCCCGCCAGTATCCGCAGGCCCACGCCCTGCTCGATCCGCTGCTGGCAGGCGATCCGGACAATCGGTTTTACATTGATGCCGCAACCGACCTGGATCTGTATGAGAAACAATATGACCAGGCCATATCCCGGCTGGAGAAAGCGCTCAAAGCGAACCCGGAGCATCAGGTCCTGCGCCTGAACCTGGCCGATGCCCTGCAGGAGGCCGGTCGCCATCACGAGAGCATTTCGATTCTGAACCGCTACAGCCACGACCATCCCGACGATACCAACGGCTGGTACCTGCTGGCCCAGGCTTACGCCCATAACGGGCGCCGCGATGCCGAGCTGGCCGCCCGGGCCGAGCTGATGGCCCTGCGCGGCCAGTGGGACAAAGCAATTAAATACTACATTGAAGCCAGCCAGCTGGTTGAAATGAATTCGCTCGATCAGGCCCGCTATGATGCCCGCATCGATCAGCTGCGTCTGGCCCGCTCCCGAGTCGCAGATCTCTGA
- a CDS encoding ACT domain-containing protein, translating to MEHYLVITAVGTDRPGISDEITRLITHCGCNIVDSRIAIFGSEFTLIMLLSGNSNAVSRVESTLPLKAQEHDLLTVMKRTTKHEYRYFPYTADFHIEADDSPGLIEQFTHFFATRAVDIASLSAHTHEAEQAGGPSRFQLQISTNLPEGCNLMTLQEEYEALCQDLLVTGNVTFIGHNQ from the coding sequence ATGGAACATTACCTAGTCATCACGGCCGTTGGTACGGATCGCCCGGGCATCTCAGACGAAATCACCCGGCTGATTACCCACTGCGGCTGTAATATCGTCGATAGCCGGATCGCCATTTTCGGCAGTGAGTTCACCCTCATCATGCTGCTGAGCGGTAACAGCAATGCCGTTTCCCGGGTGGAGTCGACCCTGCCCCTCAAGGCCCAGGAGCATGATCTGCTCACGGTAATGAAACGAACGACCAAGCACGAGTACCGCTACTTCCCATACACGGCTGACTTCCATATCGAGGCTGACGACAGCCCGGGGTTGATTGAGCAGTTCACCCACTTTTTTGCTACCCGAGCGGTGGATATTGCCTCGCTCAGCGCCCATACCCACGAGGCAGAGCAAGCCGGCGGCCCGAGCCGCTTTCAGTTACAGATCAGCACCAACCTGCCTGAAGGCTGTAACTTAATGACCTTACAAGAAGAATATGAAGCACTTTGCCAGGACCTGCTGGTCACCGGCAATGTGACTTTTATCGGCCATAATCAATAA
- the arsC gene encoding arsenate reductase (glutaredoxin) (This arsenate reductase requires both glutathione and glutaredoxin to convert arsenate to arsenite, after which the efflux transporter formed by ArsA and ArsB can extrude the arsenite from the cell, providing resistance.) — MSVTIYHNPRCSKSCQTLALLEEKGITPEIVKYLEQAPNVEQLKTLLSQLGYTSARDMMRTKEALYKELGLGETSVTEAQLFEAMAANPKLIERPIVVNGDKAAMGRPPEQVLDIL, encoded by the coding sequence ATGTCTGTTACTATTTACCATAATCCGCGCTGCTCAAAGAGCTGCCAGACCCTGGCATTACTGGAAGAGAAAGGGATCACCCCTGAGATTGTCAAATACCTGGAGCAGGCCCCGAATGTTGAGCAACTAAAAACCCTGCTCAGCCAGCTGGGCTATACTTCCGCCCGCGACATGATGCGGACTAAAGAAGCGCTTTACAAAGAGCTGGGCCTGGGCGAAACCAGCGTTACCGAAGCGCAGCTGTTCGAAGCCATGGCAGCCAACCCGAAGCTGATTGAGCGTCCGATCGTGGTGAATGGTGACAAGGCAGCCATGGGGCGCCCGCCTGAGCAAGTACTGGATATCCTGTAA
- the upp gene encoding uracil phosphoribosyltransferase, whose product MKVVEVNHPLVKHKIGLMREGDISTKRFRELATEVGSLLTYEATSDFETEKVTIAGWNGQVEIDQIKGKKVTVVPILRAGLGMMDGVLEHMPSARISTVGIYRDEETLEPVPYFHKLASNIDERMALVVDPMLATGGSMIATIDLLKEHGCKSIKVLVLVAAPEGVAALEKAHPDVELYTAAIDQKLNDKGYIVPGLGDAGDKIFGTK is encoded by the coding sequence ATGAAAGTCGTTGAAGTAAACCACCCCCTGGTTAAACATAAGATTGGTCTTATGCGCGAAGGTGACATCAGCACGAAACGTTTCCGTGAATTGGCGACGGAAGTTGGTAGCCTGCTGACTTATGAAGCGACTTCAGACTTCGAAACCGAAAAGGTTACTATTGCAGGTTGGAACGGTCAAGTTGAGATCGACCAGATCAAAGGTAAGAAAGTAACCGTGGTACCAATCCTGCGTGCCGGTCTGGGGATGATGGATGGTGTGCTGGAGCATATGCCAAGCGCCCGTATCTCGACCGTCGGTATCTACCGTGACGAGGAAACGCTGGAGCCGGTACCGTATTTCCATAAGCTGGCTTCGAACATTGACGAGCGGATGGCGCTGGTCGTTGACCCGATGCTGGCCACCGGTGGCTCAATGATTGCGACAATAGATTTGCTGAAAGAGCATGGCTGTAAGTCAATCAAAGTACTGGTACTGGTTGCGGCGCCGGAAGGGGTGGCGGCACTGGAAAAAGCGCACCCGGATGTTGAGCTTTACACGGCAGCGATTGATCAGAAGCTCAATGACAAGGGCTACATCGTTCCGGGTCTGGGCGATGCCGGTGATAAAATCTTCGGGACCAAATAA